One part of the Ancylomarina subtilis genome encodes these proteins:
- a CDS encoding bifunctional metallophosphatase/5'-nucleotidase: protein MSNRRDFFKKLGMGGLFLGLGGYSFSSKAAKNKLTKITLLHTNDMHSHIDPFPESDPKHPGLGGFARINALVKRIRREEEHTLLLDCGDIYQGTPYFNFFKGEAELKLMSKMGYDAGTIGNHEFDNGLVGISSQMNHMNFPFINSNYDFTGTVLEGKINPYKIFFKDNIKIGIFGLGVELEGLVASKNCEGVEYIDPIYMAEKMVALLKDNEKCDLIICLSHLGYSSDTDDMCDIKLAKSTSGIDVILGGHSHTLLETATRVRNLDDKEVVINQVGWAGIALGRIDFYIDKEEGIKLASSSLHSIDKRLEA, encoded by the coding sequence ATGAGCAATAGAAGAGATTTTTTTAAGAAGTTGGGAATGGGAGGCCTTTTTTTAGGTTTAGGTGGCTATTCATTCAGCTCCAAAGCAGCCAAGAACAAGCTGACGAAAATAACATTGCTACACACGAATGATATGCATTCTCATATCGATCCTTTTCCGGAATCAGATCCGAAGCATCCTGGCTTGGGTGGTTTTGCTCGAATTAATGCCCTGGTTAAAAGAATAAGACGAGAAGAAGAGCACACCTTATTGCTTGATTGTGGTGATATATATCAAGGGACACCTTATTTCAATTTTTTTAAAGGTGAAGCTGAGTTGAAGCTGATGTCAAAGATGGGCTATGATGCAGGTACAATCGGGAATCATGAATTTGATAATGGTCTTGTTGGGATTTCATCTCAGATGAATCATATGAATTTCCCATTTATCAACTCAAATTACGATTTTACGGGAACAGTCTTAGAAGGAAAGATAAATCCGTACAAAATTTTCTTCAAAGACAACATCAAGATTGGTATCTTTGGTTTAGGTGTTGAGTTGGAAGGACTGGTTGCAAGTAAAAATTGTGAGGGGGTTGAATATATTGATCCAATTTATATGGCAGAGAAAATGGTTGCCCTTTTGAAGGATAATGAGAAGTGTGACCTTATTATTTGTTTGTCTCACTTAGGCTATAGCAGCGATACTGATGACATGTGTGATATAAAGTTGGCGAAAAGCACGTCGGGTATTGATGTCATTTTAGGAGGCCATTCGCACACCTTGTTGGAAACTGCAACTCGTGTTCGTAATTTAGATGACAAAGAAGTCGTTATCAATCAGGTTGGATGGGCTGGTATTGCTCTTGGCCGAATTGATTTTTATATCGATAAGGAAGAGGGCATTAAGCTTGCAAGTTCAAGTTTACATTCCATTGATAAAAGATTGGAAGCCTAA
- a CDS encoding DUF6249 domain-containing protein has translation MEEIIVPAIVFGTIPLIIFLVHRHRERKALIEKGLSAELLVSATKDRTLESLKYGILAIGLAIGILVGNILEEYTRMSEEVSYFSMIFLFGGLALLTFYSLAKKDKE, from the coding sequence ATGGAAGAAATTATTGTACCCGCAATCGTATTTGGAACAATTCCTTTGATCATTTTTCTTGTTCACCGTCATCGTGAAAGAAAAGCCTTAATTGAAAAAGGGCTTAGCGCTGAACTTTTGGTAAGTGCAACCAAAGATAGAACTCTGGAGAGTTTAAAATATGGAATCCTGGCTATTGGTTTAGCTATTGGTATTTTAGTTGGAAATATTCTTGAAGAATATACCCGAATGAGCGAAGAAGTTTCGTATTTCTCTATGATCTTCTTATTTGGAGGTCTGGCTTTACTAACATTCTACAGCCTCGCTAAGAAAGATAAAGAATAG
- a CDS encoding MATE family efflux transporter gives MSRIKDLTSGNIFSQILKLAIPIIATSFVQMAYNMIDMAWLGNVGSETVGAVGMAGYLVWLGSSLMYIPKIGAEVCISQSIGRKNMDEATAFTRNALGLSLVLSIGFAILVWLFTGSIISLFQIESDFVNQTAFTYLRIVALGMPFTYSNITLSAIYNGTGKTKIPFFVNAVGLIINMIIDPILIFGWGPIPAMGAEGAAIATVSSQLLVFGIFIFLLKGKYQPLSTKHYLGKLQKQFLTPIVKIGGPVALQSACFALLAIVLARVMNNIAQGNSMPLSVQSIGSQVEALSWMTALGFSSALGTFTGQNFGAKRWDRIQKGFFITLGIASFLGLISTALFYFFGAEVFSLFIKGNEPAVLKMGVVYLIILSYSQIFMCVEITATGAFNGIGKAMPPAIIGISGNILRIPFAFIFAYSLVEILPLFQEYLKHEFVPVTAVWWGLTLSSILKGSFLFFGFIIVLLRHPDNDQELPFQKKWISLLPSRLRQQAVIISPIKPEKNQTSKRES, from the coding sequence GTGTCACGGATAAAAGATCTTACTTCAGGAAATATATTCTCTCAGATACTCAAACTTGCTATTCCTATTATAGCAACTTCTTTCGTACAAATGGCCTACAATATGATCGATATGGCCTGGTTGGGGAATGTAGGGAGCGAAACTGTTGGAGCTGTGGGAATGGCTGGTTATCTCGTATGGCTGGGATCTTCCCTAATGTATATTCCTAAAATTGGTGCCGAAGTTTGCATTTCACAATCTATAGGACGCAAGAATATGGATGAAGCCACAGCCTTCACTCGAAATGCTTTGGGTCTTTCATTAGTTCTTTCTATTGGTTTTGCGATACTTGTATGGTTATTTACGGGATCAATTATAAGTCTGTTTCAGATTGAGAGTGATTTTGTAAACCAAACCGCATTTACATATTTAAGAATTGTAGCGCTTGGCATGCCTTTCACTTATTCTAACATTACATTGTCAGCTATTTATAATGGAACAGGCAAAACAAAAATTCCTTTCTTCGTAAATGCTGTAGGTCTGATTATTAATATGATTATCGATCCAATCCTGATTTTCGGATGGGGACCTATTCCTGCTATGGGTGCTGAAGGAGCAGCAATTGCAACTGTTAGTTCTCAGCTTTTGGTATTCGGGATATTTATTTTCTTATTAAAAGGAAAATATCAACCACTTTCAACCAAACACTATTTAGGCAAATTACAAAAGCAGTTCTTAACACCAATCGTTAAAATAGGAGGACCAGTTGCTTTACAATCCGCATGTTTTGCCTTATTAGCCATCGTTCTTGCACGAGTCATGAATAATATTGCACAAGGAAACAGTATGCCCTTATCCGTACAATCCATAGGCTCTCAGGTTGAAGCTCTTTCCTGGATGACAGCCTTAGGCTTTTCGTCAGCACTGGGAACTTTTACGGGGCAAAACTTTGGAGCCAAACGTTGGGACAGAATCCAAAAAGGTTTTTTTATCACTTTAGGTATTGCTTCATTTTTAGGCTTAATCAGTACTGCTTTATTTTATTTTTTTGGAGCCGAAGTCTTCAGCCTTTTTATAAAAGGAAACGAACCTGCTGTTTTAAAAATGGGTGTTGTTTATTTAATCATCCTCAGCTATTCACAAATTTTCATGTGCGTTGAAATTACAGCAACAGGGGCTTTTAATGGCATTGGTAAAGCCATGCCTCCAGCCATTATTGGGATAAGCGGAAATATATTACGTATCCCATTTGCATTTATTTTTGCCTATAGTCTTGTTGAAATCCTACCACTTTTTCAAGAGTATCTTAAGCACGAATTTGTACCTGTCACAGCAGTTTGGTGGGGCCTTACCCTGTCGAGTATACTCAAAGGCAGTTTCTTGTTTTTTGGGTTTATTATCGTGTTGCTTCGTCATCCGGATAATGATCAGGAATTACCCTTTCAGAAGAAATGGATTAGCTTGTTACCAAGTCGATTACGACAACAAGCTGTTATCATTTCACCAATTAAACCTGAAAAAAATCAGACCAGTAAAAGAGAATCATAG
- a CDS encoding M64 family metallopeptidase, whose amino-acid sequence MIRLLRLTCLLLIFATKLSFASVDFDTYFENKTLRVDYLLGGNANEQTVFLQQIKKESFWGGTTKNLVDSFNYGNFRFKLIDKASETLIYSRGFGSLFQEWQATPEAKTLNRSYYQVNVMPFPKHKAQFVIDYRNRDGVYVKLFEYEIDPENYFILEEKAMDVNSSKLMGKGKASESIDIAFIAEGYTQEEMGKFRADVERIAGYVLNVEPFKSYADRFNIYALESVSEDSGPDIPGQHIYKNTVLNSTFYTFDSERYLTTSDLKTMHDIAANVPYDHIFVLINTDKYGGAGIYNYYTSCASDHKLSREVASHEFGHGFVGLADEYYNDSVSVEDFYNLKVEPWEPNITTLVDFDRKWKSMFEKGIVTPTPRTEEYEGKVGLFEGGGYMSKGMFSPVMDCKMKTNNKDEFCPVCQKACERMIRFTIGE is encoded by the coding sequence ATGATACGATTATTAAGACTAACATGCCTGTTGCTGATTTTTGCAACTAAACTGAGTTTTGCCTCGGTTGATTTTGATACTTACTTTGAAAACAAAACCTTGCGGGTTGATTATTTATTGGGAGGTAATGCCAATGAACAAACGGTTTTTTTACAGCAAATAAAAAAGGAATCGTTTTGGGGAGGTACAACAAAGAACCTTGTTGATAGCTTTAATTATGGCAATTTTCGTTTTAAATTGATTGACAAAGCTTCAGAAACTTTAATTTATTCCAGAGGATTTGGATCCTTGTTTCAGGAGTGGCAAGCTACGCCGGAAGCTAAAACGCTGAACCGATCCTATTATCAGGTTAATGTGATGCCATTTCCAAAGCATAAAGCCCAATTTGTCATTGATTATAGAAACAGAGATGGTGTTTATGTCAAGTTGTTTGAGTACGAAATTGATCCTGAAAATTATTTTATTCTTGAAGAAAAGGCCATGGATGTCAATTCCAGTAAGCTGATGGGGAAAGGTAAAGCAAGTGAAAGCATTGATATCGCTTTTATTGCCGAAGGTTATACTCAGGAAGAAATGGGTAAATTTCGAGCTGATGTTGAACGAATTGCAGGTTATGTTTTAAATGTAGAACCGTTTAAATCTTATGCTGATCGATTTAATATTTACGCTTTGGAATCTGTTTCTGAAGATTCGGGACCAGATATACCAGGGCAGCACATTTATAAGAATACTGTTCTTAATTCAACGTTTTACACATTTGATTCTGAGCGTTATCTAACGACTTCAGATTTAAAAACGATGCACGATATTGCTGCCAATGTACCTTATGATCATATTTTCGTATTGATAAATACAGATAAATATGGAGGAGCAGGGATCTACAATTATTACACCTCTTGTGCATCAGATCACAAACTGTCGAGAGAAGTTGCCAGTCATGAGTTTGGCCATGGTTTTGTGGGTTTAGCAGATGAATATTATAATGATAGCGTATCGGTTGAAGATTTTTATAATCTGAAAGTTGAGCCTTGGGAACCTAATATCACAACCCTTGTCGATTTTGATCGTAAATGGAAATCGATGTTTGAGAAGGGAATCGTGACACCCACTCCGAGAACGGAAGAGTATGAAGGAAAGGTTGGGCTTTTCGAAGGTGGTGGCTATATGAGTAAAGGCATGTTTTCACCAGTTATGGATTGCAAAATGAAAACAAACAATAAAGACGAATTTTGCCCTGTTTGCCAAAAGGCATGCGAAAGAATGATTCGCTTTACAATTGGGGAATAA
- a CDS encoding peptidylprolyl isomerase, whose amino-acid sequence MLQAEIHTEKGLMKVEFFEKDAPTTVQNFVNLSEKGFYDGLTFHRVIPNFVIQGGCPDGTGAGGPGHTIKCELTGDNQYHDRGVLSMAHAGRNTGGSQFFICHSRENTSHLDRQHTCFGKVFEGLEVIDQIRMGDKIEKIVIIRE is encoded by the coding sequence ATGTTACAAGCAGAAATTCATACCGAGAAAGGTTTAATGAAGGTGGAATTCTTCGAAAAAGATGCACCAACTACAGTTCAAAATTTTGTTAATCTTTCCGAAAAAGGATTTTACGATGGATTAACTTTTCACCGTGTGATTCCGAATTTCGTAATCCAAGGCGGATGTCCTGACGGAACTGGTGCTGGTGGACCTGGTCATACAATCAAATGTGAATTGACTGGTGATAACCAATATCACGACAGAGGTGTTCTTTCAATGGCGCATGCTGGTAGAAACACAGGTGGATCTCAATTCTTCATTTGCCACAGTCGTGAGAACACATCTCACCTAGACCGTCAGCACACTTGTTTCGGAAAAGTTTTCGAAGGTCTTGAGGTGATCGATCAAATTAGAATGGGTGATAAAATCGAGAAAATCGTAATCATCAGAGAATAA
- a CDS encoding FKBP-type peptidyl-prolyl cis-trans isomerase, giving the protein MKLKALTLALGLGVFAFSSCDKKVDTNMALNTTVDSVSYSIGASFGGNLLQNSLEEINQDALLAGLNAALAQEDLRIEPRAGGAIINKFIKELKTKAAEKNKVAGEKFLEENKAKEGVVTTESGLQYKVLTEGKGAIPTKDQKVKVHYRGTTIDGKEFDSSYKGGKPVTFLPTRVIKGWTEALQLMSVGSKWELYIPSDLAYGARGAGANIGPNSTLIFEVELLDIVKEEAPAKK; this is encoded by the coding sequence ATGAAATTAAAAGCATTAACTCTAGCATTAGGACTAGGCGTATTCGCATTTAGCTCTTGCGATAAAAAAGTAGACACTAATATGGCTTTGAACACAACGGTTGATTCTGTAAGCTATAGCATTGGTGCCAGTTTCGGTGGAAACTTATTGCAAAACAGCCTTGAAGAGATCAATCAGGATGCTCTTTTAGCAGGTTTAAATGCTGCATTAGCTCAAGAAGATTTAAGAATCGAACCTCGTGCTGGTGGTGCCATTATTAACAAATTTATCAAAGAACTTAAGACCAAAGCAGCTGAGAAAAACAAAGTTGCTGGTGAAAAATTTCTTGAGGAAAACAAAGCAAAAGAAGGTGTTGTAACAACTGAAAGCGGACTTCAATACAAAGTTCTAACTGAAGGTAAAGGTGCTATCCCAACTAAAGATCAGAAAGTAAAAGTTCACTACCGTGGAACAACTATTGATGGTAAAGAGTTTGACTCTTCATACAAAGGCGGTAAGCCAGTTACTTTCTTACCAACTCGTGTTATTAAAGGATGGACTGAAGCTTTACAATTGATGTCTGTTGGTTCTAAGTGGGAACTTTATATTCCTTCAGACTTAGCATATGGTGCTCGTGGAGCAGGTGCTAATATCGGACCAAACTCTACTCTTATTTTTGAAGTTGAACTTCTTGATATTGTTAAGGAAGAAGCTCCTGCAAAAAAATAA
- a CDS encoding FKBP-type peptidyl-prolyl cis-trans isomerase, whose protein sequence is MKYTEEQDKVSYCLGLSIASNLITSGVKTLSTEPFVEALDAAFNGKMPEVSPEEANGILQEFFTKMQEEQAGQAIGEGKKFLEENKKNEGVIELESGLQYQIITEGNGEIPKATDSVKCHYHGTLINGTVFDSSVNRGEPAVFPVNGVIAGWVEALQLMPLGSKWKLFVPSNLAYGAQGAGNLIGPHTTLIFDVELLEIV, encoded by the coding sequence ATGAAATATACAGAAGAACAAGATAAGGTAAGCTATTGCCTTGGTTTAAGCATTGCAAGCAACTTAATTACTTCAGGTGTTAAAACATTAAGCACTGAGCCATTTGTTGAAGCTCTTGATGCAGCATTTAACGGAAAAATGCCAGAAGTATCTCCTGAAGAAGCAAACGGAATTCTACAGGAATTTTTCACTAAAATGCAAGAAGAGCAAGCTGGTCAGGCTATTGGTGAAGGGAAGAAATTTCTTGAAGAGAATAAGAAAAATGAAGGTGTAATTGAACTAGAAAGCGGTCTTCAGTACCAAATCATCACCGAAGGTAATGGCGAGATTCCTAAAGCAACTGATAGCGTAAAATGTCACTACCATGGAACATTGATTAACGGAACTGTATTTGATAGCTCTGTAAATCGTGGTGAACCTGCAGTATTCCCAGTAAACGGTGTAATCGCTGGATGGGTTGAAGCACTTCAGTTAATGCCTTTAGGATCGAAATGGAAACTATTTGTTCCTTCAAACCTTGCTTATGGCGCACAAGGAGCGGGTAACTTAATCGGCCCACACACCACTCTTATCTTTGACGTAGAGTTATTAGAAATTGTATAA
- the dinB gene encoding DNA polymerase IV, with product MSEEIIRKIIHIDMDAFFASVEQKDNPELKGKAVAVGGGGDRGVVAAASYEARKFGVRSALPSKTALKRCPHLIFVKPRHSRYKEVSNQIMAIFHEFTDLVEPLSIDEAFLDVSQNKKGLPSATAIAEEIKRRIKEETGLTASAGISVNKFLAKIASDYQKPDGLFVIKPKMVASFIEKLSIEKFYGVGKVTTEKMHQIGIFHGKDLKKRSLLELTRLFGKNGAYYYNIARGIDDREVNPNRIRKSVSTENTFHDDIRSKEELKKRLEEATLDLHKRLKRTKFKGRTISLKIKYSNFEQITRSRTVLHEITEYREILDLSNKLLNQLELTDSVRLLGIGISNQMKPNEVIQLTFDF from the coding sequence ATGAGTGAAGAAATAATCAGGAAAATAATTCATATTGATATGGATGCTTTTTTTGCTTCGGTTGAGCAGAAAGATAATCCTGAACTTAAGGGTAAAGCGGTGGCTGTAGGCGGAGGTGGAGACAGAGGTGTTGTTGCAGCGGCTAGCTATGAAGCGAGAAAATTTGGGGTGCGATCGGCTTTGCCATCTAAAACCGCATTGAAACGCTGCCCACACCTTATTTTTGTGAAGCCTCGCCATTCGAGATACAAGGAGGTTTCGAATCAGATTATGGCTATTTTTCATGAGTTCACCGATTTGGTTGAACCCCTTTCGATTGATGAGGCTTTTCTCGATGTTAGTCAAAATAAGAAAGGTTTACCTTCTGCAACTGCAATAGCTGAAGAAATAAAGCGAAGAATAAAAGAGGAAACAGGTTTGACGGCTTCGGCAGGTATTTCGGTGAATAAGTTTTTGGCTAAAATAGCATCTGATTACCAAAAACCAGATGGCTTATTTGTGATTAAACCCAAAATGGTAGCGTCGTTTATTGAGAAATTGAGCATTGAGAAGTTTTATGGTGTCGGGAAGGTGACGACAGAAAAGATGCATCAGATTGGCATTTTTCATGGGAAAGATTTAAAGAAACGTTCATTATTGGAACTGACCCGTTTGTTTGGAAAGAATGGAGCTTACTACTATAATATTGCCCGTGGAATTGACGATAGAGAGGTAAATCCGAATCGGATCAGGAAATCGGTAAGTACTGAAAATACCTTTCACGATGATATTAGAAGTAAAGAGGAACTTAAAAAAAGGCTGGAAGAGGCCACTTTGGATCTTCATAAACGCTTAAAGAGGACTAAATTTAAAGGCCGAACAATTAGTTTGAAAATCAAGTATAGTAATTTCGAACAAATAACCCGCTCTCGTACAGTTTTGCATGAGATAACGGAATATCGTGAAATTTTAGACCTGTCGAATAAGTTGCTCAATCAGCTCGAGTTGACAGATAGTGTGCGTTTGCTTGGCATCGGGATTTCCAATCAAATGAAACCTAACGAAGTGATCCAATTAACCTTCGATTTTTAG
- a CDS encoding RNA polymerase sigma factor: protein MKSNKDSYYIQKIKNGDVGAYAYLVDRHKKMAFNIAMQIIGNREDAEEITQDSFLKAYQALDSYKGESKFSTWLYRIIYNASISKMRKKKLDQVSIDDDYTASVNVKTTQSALQDLTNEEQKLYINRALNKMNGDEKIIISLFYLEENSIDEVSEVTGLSVANVKVKLHRSRKKLYGILEQFLQKELKTIL from the coding sequence ATGAAATCGAACAAGGATAGCTATTATATACAAAAAATAAAAAATGGTGATGTAGGTGCATATGCCTATTTGGTAGACCGTCATAAAAAGATGGCTTTTAATATTGCTATGCAAATTATAGGGAACAGGGAAGATGCAGAAGAAATAACTCAGGATTCCTTTTTAAAAGCCTATCAGGCTTTAGATTCATATAAGGGAGAGTCAAAATTTTCGACATGGCTTTATCGTATTATATACAATGCATCTATTTCGAAGATGCGAAAAAAAAAATTAGATCAGGTTTCAATTGATGATGATTATACGGCATCGGTAAATGTAAAAACGACGCAATCGGCATTACAGGATTTAACAAATGAGGAGCAGAAACTCTATATTAATAGGGCTCTTAATAAGATGAATGGTGATGAAAAGATAATCATTAGTCTCTTTTATTTGGAAGAGAATTCAATTGATGAGGTTAGTGAAGTAACCGGATTGAGCGTAGCAAACGTCAAAGTTAAATTACATCGATCCCGTAAGAAATTATACGGTATCTTAGAGCAGTTTTTACAGAAGGAGTTAAAGACTATTCTTTAA
- the mnmD gene encoding tRNA (5-methylaminomethyl-2-thiouridine)(34)-methyltransferase MnmD has protein sequence MLKREIKLTEDGSHTIFIPELNEHYHSTHGAIQEAIHVYINAGLRFSDKNPIRILEIGFGTGLNAYLSLVEAETHKRLIEYHSIERYPVEEDQLKVLNYPQQIDFKNTDLFNKLHQVKWNQTYQISDYFNLKKIEGDLKKITLEDKYDLIYFDAFAPDIQPELWHENIFKKIYNCSNTDASLVTYCSKGIVKRALRASGFEVKRLAGPPGKHHILRASKIEGFNFEDESQ, from the coding sequence ATGCTGAAAAGAGAAATAAAATTAACCGAAGATGGTTCACACACCATATTTATTCCAGAATTGAACGAACATTATCATTCAACACATGGTGCTATTCAGGAAGCCATACATGTTTACATAAATGCAGGTTTGCGATTTTCTGATAAAAACCCGATTCGTATTTTAGAAATTGGCTTTGGAACCGGTCTCAATGCCTACCTAAGTCTTGTTGAAGCTGAGACTCATAAAAGGTTGATTGAATATCACAGCATAGAACGCTACCCCGTTGAGGAAGATCAACTCAAAGTCCTGAATTATCCCCAACAAATTGATTTTAAAAACACCGATTTATTTAACAAATTACATCAGGTTAAATGGAATCAAACGTATCAGATATCTGACTATTTCAACCTAAAAAAAATAGAGGGAGACTTAAAAAAGATTACTTTGGAAGATAAATATGATCTGATTTATTTTGATGCCTTTGCTCCCGATATTCAGCCTGAGCTATGGCATGAAAATATCTTCAAAAAAATATATAATTGTTCCAATACCGATGCTAGTCTAGTTACTTATTGCTCAAAAGGGATTGTGAAAAGAGCCCTTCGGGCATCTGGTTTTGAAGTCAAAAGACTAGCAGGTCCTCCAGGCAAACATCATATTCTCAGAGCATCAAAAATTGAGGGTTTCAATTTCGAAGATGAGAGCCAATAA
- a CDS encoding DUF3127 domain-containing protein, with product MNFEINGKVILKEDTQQISDRFKKREFVIEVENERNSEWNDFIKFQLTQDRCDLLETVSVNENIKVSFNIRGRKWEKDGKVNYFSNLEAWRIEKMQAAASAEMPEFNAADMPPAPEEDDLPF from the coding sequence ATGAACTTCGAAATTAACGGCAAGGTTATCCTTAAGGAGGATACACAACAAATAAGCGATCGTTTTAAGAAAAGAGAATTTGTAATTGAGGTTGAAAATGAAAGAAATTCAGAATGGAATGATTTCATCAAGTTTCAATTAACTCAAGATCGTTGTGATTTATTAGAAACAGTTTCTGTTAACGAAAACATTAAAGTTTCTTTCAACATCAGAGGTAGAAAATGGGAAAAAGATGGAAAAGTAAACTACTTTTCGAATCTTGAAGCCTGGAGAATTGAAAAGATGCAAGCTGCAGCTTCAGCTGAAATGCCTGAATTCAATGCTGCTGATATGCCTCCAGCACCAGAAGAAGATGATCTTCCTTTCTAG
- a CDS encoding 5'-nucleotidase C-terminal domain-containing protein, translated as MLKHLSYLLWATCLIFVVACSPQSQQEAGVFDTNFSIDSCLDQQASQDTAFINLISLYKTGIDSQMNQIVSVSSEALMSGKPESLLSNYIADAMLEIGNQYCLENHLSHGVDLSIINNGGLRTSLPKGTITTGKMFELLPFENKLVIIGMKGADLKNVLRYLAAKKGEGVSGIKMGIKDGKAVDVKIGSEKLDLNKIYHIISIDYLVNGGDGMNSFDKRENFRHMHMKLREAIIAHAKTLYQSGTGIKSELDGRIYYEQ; from the coding sequence ATGTTAAAACACCTAAGTTATTTGTTGTGGGCAACTTGCTTAATTTTTGTAGTTGCCTGCTCACCTCAATCTCAGCAAGAAGCCGGGGTTTTTGATACCAATTTTAGTATAGATTCTTGTTTGGATCAGCAAGCTTCGCAGGATACGGCCTTCATTAATTTGATCAGTTTGTATAAAACCGGGATTGATTCTCAGATGAATCAAATCGTATCGGTAAGTTCTGAAGCATTAATGTCGGGTAAGCCAGAGTCTTTATTGAGCAACTATATTGCTGATGCAATGCTTGAAATCGGCAATCAGTATTGCCTTGAAAATCATCTTAGTCATGGTGTCGATTTATCGATTATTAATAATGGTGGTTTGCGAACCAGCCTTCCCAAAGGAACAATAACTACAGGAAAGATGTTTGAACTTTTGCCATTTGAAAACAAACTTGTGATCATTGGTATGAAGGGGGCTGATTTGAAAAATGTTTTGAGATATTTGGCTGCTAAAAAAGGTGAAGGGGTTTCAGGAATAAAGATGGGAATAAAAGACGGGAAAGCTGTCGATGTTAAAATTGGTAGCGAAAAACTGGATTTAAATAAGATTTACCATATCATTAGTATCGACTACCTGGTAAATGGAGGAGATGGAATGAATTCTTTTGATAAACGAGAGAATTTTCGTCATATGCACATGAAATTACGTGAAGCGATTATAGCACATGCCAAGACTTTGTACCAGTCAGGAACTGGAATTAAGTCTGAATTAGATGGGAGGATTTACTATGAGCAATAG
- a CDS encoding cation diffusion facilitator family transporter yields MKNVFKKLDKSNLPYVEGVLSIVANILLFALKYWAGIVTGSIAIMADAWHTLSDSLSSVIVLLGAKFSKKPADKEHPFGHGRADLIAAFVIGIMLMLVAFDFILQSYDTLKNGEGSMFGPLAIYVMIASVILKELLAQFAFWGARKSESKVLKADAWHHRSDAISSLIILIGIFLGKYFWWLDGALGLVVALLIGYAAYEIIRDSIYTLLGESPSAEIIEKLKRTCERCYPENLHPHHFHVHSYGDHNEITFHICLPPEMSIREAHEIVDHIENEITKEYAYSATLHIDPLDEVETEGFDID; encoded by the coding sequence ATGAAGAACGTCTTTAAGAAGCTGGATAAGTCCAATTTACCTTATGTAGAAGGTGTGCTTTCAATTGTAGCTAATATTTTATTATTTGCACTTAAATATTGGGCCGGAATCGTTACGGGATCTATTGCTATTATGGCTGATGCCTGGCATACGTTGTCTGATAGTTTGAGCTCGGTTATAGTGTTACTGGGTGCAAAATTCTCCAAAAAACCTGCCGATAAAGAGCATCCATTTGGACATGGTCGTGCCGATTTAATTGCAGCTTTTGTCATTGGAATTATGCTGATGCTTGTGGCTTTTGATTTTATTCTGCAATCCTACGATACGCTTAAAAATGGAGAAGGTTCCATGTTTGGCCCTTTGGCTATTTATGTGATGATTGCCTCTGTGATTTTAAAAGAATTGCTGGCTCAGTTTGCTTTCTGGGGGGCACGAAAATCTGAATCGAAGGTATTAAAAGCCGATGCATGGCATCATAGGAGTGATGCGATTTCTTCATTAATTATTTTGATTGGTATCTTTTTGGGTAAGTATTTTTGGTGGCTCGATGGTGCTTTAGGACTTGTTGTTGCTTTATTGATTGGTTACGCAGCCTACGAAATTATTCGCGATTCCATTTACACGCTTTTAGGTGAGAGCCCTTCGGCGGAAATTATCGAAAAGCTAAAACGAACTTGTGAGCGTTGTTATCCTGAAAATTTACATCCGCATCATTTCCATGTTCATTCTTATGGCGATCATAATGAAATTACCTTTCATATTTGTTTGCCTCCTGAAATGTCAATTCGAGAGGCTCATGAAATTGTCGATCATATCGAAAATGAAATCACTAAGGAATATGCTTATTCAGCAACACTTCATATTGATCCTCTTGATGAGGTTGAAACTGAAGGTTTTGATATTGATTAG